Genomic DNA from Longimicrobiaceae bacterium:
GAGAGACCCTGCGGTCCGCCGTCCTCGCGGCATCGGTGTCAACCAACGCCTGCAGGTGCCGGTTCCGATCTCGGACCGCATACTGTCGGCATGCTCGTTCAGGGTCGTTGAGCGGCTCGCCGCGGCCTCTATCCGCAGATAGGTCGCGGCGCTAGCTGCCTTGACCTCGTCCGCGCGGAGCATCCGCGAGGTCGCGCTGTGTGACCTCGATCCACTTGAGTATCCGCTCGGCCGGGATCGCGCACCGCTCCAGCTGCCCCACGCGCAGGATCAGCTTCGGTATCGAGATCAGCCCCTCCGCCAGCAGCGTCCGCACGAAGTCCCTGTCCTTGTCGCGGAATGCCGCCAGCTTGCTGGCCGCCAGGTCGTGTGCCTCCAGGCAGCGGCCTTCGCTGCCGCGCGTCCTTTCATTGCTGACAACCACGACCCGCCGCTCCCATCCGCGCGGTAGCGCTGCCGCATCCAGCGTGAGCCCATGCACGTAGAAGCCGTGCGCCTGCTGGAATGCGGAATCCTCGCCCAGCGCCCCGTCGATCCGGTCCGCCACGTCGGGATCGTTCGAGCCGGGTGCGACGTCCGCCTCCATGGATTGCCGCAGCTCGCGCGAAGCGTCCGGGTACTGCCCCAGGATGGACTGCGAACCGAAGACGATCACCGCGCGCTCGCCGGCCACGTCGCAGGCGGCGCGAATCGCGTGCTCCAGCTGCTCGCGAGTCACAGGGCGATTTCCTTGCGCATCTCCGATCGCTCGGACCGGCTCAGGATCTGGACGAAGGGGTTGCTCTGGCGTAGTCGCTGGCCGCGTTCGCCCGGGTCCGAGAGCACGTGCTGGATGCGTGGCACCGACGCCCCGTGCAAGATATCCAGCCATTCTTGGAGCTCGTGCTCCTCGTGCGTGGAGACGGAGGGGAGGTGCGTCACCAGCCACTGCCTCGCACGTTTGAGCAGCGTGGGGTCGTGCTCCAAACGCTGGGCGATCCACACTGCGCGGTGCAGCGAAGCCATGTCGCGATTGCGGTGCGTCCGGGGGCCGGATGCACGAGCCGGCGAGACGGCAAGGCCGGCGGGGCTCTGCCCGTAGACCAGCGTCGCCTGCTTCCACCGTTCGGCTAGCTCGGCTTCGGCTGTTTCCACGTCGGCTTCTGTCACCACGTTCAGCTCGATCGTCACGTCCAGCTCGTCTTGCGTCTCACGCAGCGGC
This window encodes:
- a CDS encoding DUF6036 family nucleotidyltransferase; protein product: MTREQLEHAIRAACDVAGERAVIVFGSQSILGQYPDASRELRQSMEADVAPGSNDPDVADRIDGALGEDSAFQQAHGFYVHGLTLDAAALPRGWERRVVVVSNERTRGSEGRCLEAHDLAASKLAAFRDKDRDFVRTLLAEGLISIPKLILRVGQLERCAIPAERILKWIEVTQRDLADAPRGRGQGS